One Coccinella septempunctata chromosome 1, icCocSept1.1, whole genome shotgun sequence DNA window includes the following coding sequences:
- the LOC123317691 gene encoding serine/threonine-protein kinase VRK1-like produces the protein MPKTPKRVYDRNSDEPFIKKIDLTDCDRNGIELVPGEILKDLSGNEWILGKAIGCGGFGVIHEVSQKCKKEKNKYVVKIETHTNGPLFTEINCYLRIGKKEMIDEWTKQKSLPVLGMPHYVASGSHIFKGIKYRFLVLPRFEKDLEAIFEEKKKFNLKTVLLISSQILQVLEYIHEKGYIHSDIKAANIMLSQVKTLRTKNTSSDLSTYSKSPVADSKKRCLKLRNCKVRKVTQVLRPKRYDTRKVKCIDYNIDHLFDVCSLFGSEDEIEDPEEEEYKIKKIKVKEVKREQLYLLDFGLASKYRLSTGEHKNCEDERKAHAGTLLFCSRDAHKGIQSRRSDLESLAYNMVYWLTGSLPWIDDLENPEMMQRKKRHCFVDISGFLYFCMPDPPRILKEFFQYIKGLDIQDTPDYNACQQFIMKALKEHGYHDQKFDFDNVEGWGLNKKKVSEKVGHPVDVFKRPPLLSNMPVKPILRRKTKKTKTQAALKWSMMLSDPEVLLKKVNRKVETNDAPTVLDFDLEEMNPTPAMREVFKKYEERKGLSPNSYGETDLGDVPDGYTPAMAAVRQKVLELRELEEAVKVKPIKRNRKRTRKTSKKNNNKESSKSKQKSSLPTRIYSLRG, from the exons ATGCCTAAAACTCCTAAAAGAGTTTATGATCGAAACTCAGATGAACCCTTTATTAAGAAAATAGATTTAACAGACTGTGATCGGAATGGTATTGAATTAGTACCAGGTGAAATTCTGAAAGATTTATCTGGAAATGAATGGATACTTGGAAAAGCAATAGGATGTGGAGGATTCGGAGTTATCCATGAAGTATCCCAGAAATGTAAAAAAGAAAAGAACAAATATGTTGTAAAGATAGAAACTCACACAAATGGTCCTCTGTTTACCGAAATTAATTGTTACTTGAGGATTGGTAAAAAAGAAATGA tcgatGAATGGACTAAACAAAAAAGTTTACCAGTTTTGGGCATGCCTCATTATGTAGCGTCTGGCTCTCATATTTTCAAAGGCATCAAATACCGTTTTTTAGTTCTACCGCGATTTGAAAAAGATTTAGAAGCAATCTTTGAGGAGAAGAAAAagttcaatttgaaaactgtacTTCTTATTTCAAGCCAGATTCTTCAAGTTCTGGAGTATATTCATGAGAAGGGTTATATTCATTCTGATATTAAAGCCGCTAATATCATGCTAAGTCAAGTGAAAACATTAAGAACTAAAAATACTTCAAGTGATTTATCGACTTATTCAAAGTCACCAGTAGCAGACTCTAAAAAGAGGTGTctcaaattgagaaattgtaaaGTGAGAAAAGTGACTCAAGTGCTTAGACCTAAACGTTATGATACAAGAAAAGTAAAGTGTATTGACTATAACATAgatcatttatttgatgtttGTTCCTTGTTTGGGTCTGAAGATGAAATCGAAGATCCTGAAGAAGAAGAATACAAAATCAAGAAAATCAAAGTCAAGGAAGTTAAGAGGGAACAG CTCTATTTATTAGATTTTGGTCTTGCATCAAAATACCGATTGTCAACAGGAGAACATAAAAATTGCGAAGATGAACGTAAAGCACATGCAGGTACATTACTATTTTGCTCCAGAGATGCTCACAAGGGTATACAATCCAGACGGTCCGATTTAGAATCTTTAGCTTACAATATGGTGTATTGGTTAACGGGCTCCCTTCCCTGGATTGACGATCTGGAGAATCCAGAAATGATGCAAAGGAAGAAAAGACACTGTTTTGTTGACATATCGGGATTCCTATATTTTTGTATGCCCGATCCTCCCAGAATATTGAAGGAGTTCtttcaatatataaaaggaTTGGACATCCAAGACACTCCGGATTATAATGCATGCCAGCAATTCATTATGAAGGCTTTGAAAGAGCATGGCTATCACGATCAAAAGTTTGACTTCGATAATGTTGAAGGTTGgggattgaataaaaaaaaagtttcagaaaag GTCGGTCATCCAGTGGACGTTTTTAAAAGGCCACCGCTACTTTCAAACATGCCAGTCAAACCGATACTCCGTAGAAAAACGAAAAAGACGAAAACCCAAGCGGCTTTGAAATGGTCAATGATGCTTTCGGATCCCGAGGTTCTTCTTAAGAAAGTTAATAGGAAAGTGGAAACTAACGATGCTCCAACCGTTTTGGACTTTGACTTGGAGGAAATGAACCCCACACCGGCCATGAGGGAGGTTTTCAAAAAGTACGAGGAGAGGAAAGGTCTGTCCCCTAACAGTTATGGGGAAACCGATTTGGGGGATGTTCCGGACGGATACACGCCCGCGATGGCGGCTGTGCGACAGAAAGTTTTGGAGTTGCGAGAATTGGAGGAGGCTGTGAAGGTGAAACCGATCAAGAGGAATAGGAAGAGGACAAGAAAAACTTCAAAGAAGAATAATA ATAAAGAATCCAGCAAATCAAAGCAGAAATCTTCCCTGCCTACAAGAATTTACAGCCTAAGGGGATGA